A stretch of Spirochaetota bacterium DNA encodes these proteins:
- a CDS encoding class I SAM-dependent methyltransferase, translating into MPPYPFAANERVSAAMKIISRKFGRLSMRAARNAFSRGRNGPPHPFLALSPGGSFRGRTSWGLRSRNSACPGMRDGLIRNPIHQNTVPEGTMTIPAWQYDEMKQIGTDYENEDEVRRYDERMGAFRDRAAEVDVIIRALKLEYDHRIMEIGCGTAEFAMRAAEFCREVIAVDISPVMISYAKKKAAARDLDNITFVHAGFLTCEHAGPPLDAVVTELALHHLPDFWKLVALRRIADMLVTGGMLYLRDIVFSVKLDSYEKALSFAVEDFRKVAGDETARNFERHIRQEFSTYDWIMEEMLYRAGFDIIDAAYGDHCMATYRCRKVEGR; encoded by the coding sequence ATGCCTCCATATCCTTTCGCGGCGAACGAGCGAGTTTCCGCCGCCATGAAAATAATATCGCGGAAGTTCGGCCGGTTGTCAATGCGCGCGGCGCGCAATGCTTTCTCCCGCGGGCGTAACGGCCCACCTCACCCATTCCTTGCGCTTTCGCCGGGAGGTTCCTTCCGCGGACGCACTTCATGGGGCCTGCGAAGCAGAAATAGCGCTTGCCCCGGGATGCGGGATGGATTAATCCGGAACCCGATCCACCAGAACACAGTACCGGAGGGGACCATGACCATACCCGCGTGGCAGTACGACGAGATGAAGCAGATCGGAACCGACTACGAGAATGAGGACGAGGTCCGCCGGTACGATGAGCGGATGGGCGCGTTTCGAGACCGGGCGGCGGAGGTCGATGTAATTATAAGGGCGCTCAAGCTCGAATACGATCACCGGATCATGGAGATCGGCTGCGGTACCGCGGAGTTTGCCATGCGGGCCGCCGAGTTCTGCAGGGAGGTGATCGCCGTCGATATTTCTCCCGTGATGATCTCGTACGCGAAGAAGAAAGCGGCAGCCCGCGACCTGGACAATATCACCTTCGTGCACGCCGGTTTTCTTACCTGCGAACACGCCGGGCCGCCGCTCGACGCCGTCGTGACCGAACTCGCGCTCCATCACCTCCCTGACTTCTGGAAGCTCGTCGCGCTCAGGCGCATCGCGGACATGTTGGTTACCGGCGGCATGCTGTACCTGAGGGATATCGTGTTCTCGGTCAAGCTCGACTCGTACGAAAAGGCGCTGTCGTTCGCCGTGGAGGATTTTCGGAAGGTTGCCGGCGACGAAACCGCGCGCAATTTCGAGCGGCACATCCGCCAGGAATTCTCGACCTATGACTGGATTATGGAGGAGATGCTCTACCGGGCGGGTTTCGATATCATCGACGCAGCATATGGCGACCATTGCATGGCGACCTACCGGTGCCGGAAGGTAGAAGGGCGGTAG
- a CDS encoding AbrB/MazE/SpoVT family DNA-binding domain-containing protein, which produces MFSKITDKFQITIPREIRELLKLSRNDSLEWKYKKGVVTVSPAKKSFLAFEGTVKTGPGDIERDIENAKRARAKGAK; this is translated from the coding sequence ATGTTCTCGAAAATTACGGACAAGTTCCAGATAACGATTCCCAGGGAAATACGCGAGCTCTTGAAGCTCTCGCGTAACGATTCCCTGGAATGGAAATATAAAAAGGGCGTCGTCACGGTGAGCCCCGCGAAGAAGTCCTTCCTGGCATTCGAGGGAACCGTCAAAACAGGTCCCGGCGACATCGAAAGGGATATCGAGAACGCGAAACGGGCGCGCGCGAAGGGCGCGAAATGA
- a CDS encoding type II toxin-antitoxin system VapC family toxin, producing MKKYALDTNALVSFVTDRDERQRAKIFPYFTKAAGMGCALVVTETVLSEFVYVLSHVYSVEEAVIAEMIKALAAMPGISTDTAFDLDGILELWPGKIRDYGDAVLGHYAGTRGIPVLSFDKKLISQLKKCGISAESP from the coding sequence ATGAAAAAGTACGCGCTCGATACCAACGCGCTGGTTTCATTCGTCACAGACCGGGACGAGCGCCAGCGGGCCAAAATTTTCCCTTACTTTACAAAAGCCGCCGGGATGGGCTGCGCGCTTGTCGTGACGGAAACGGTGTTGAGCGAATTCGTGTACGTCCTGTCGCACGTCTACTCGGTGGAGGAGGCGGTGATCGCGGAGATGATCAAAGCGCTCGCGGCCATGCCCGGCATTTCAACCGATACCGCGTTCGATCTCGATGGCATTCTCGAGTTATGGCCGGGGAAGATAAGGGACTACGGCGATGCCGTCCTGGGGCATTATGCCGGAACACGAGGGATTCCCGTCCTTTCGTTCGATAAGAAACTTATCTCTCAATTGAAAAAATGCGGCATATCAGCCGAATCGCCTTAA
- a CDS encoding flavodoxin family protein — MEVRIVAVSGSPVKKGNVNAYLDHLRAEAEKAGALFEAVRLAELEIRDCVHCNFCLRKQAPGRYCSIKDDAQPVFEMLEAADVILLSSPVYFMRTSGMMASFIDRLRVFVFGNLAGGKLKNKVGLSAAVAWARHGGLETTHLSHIYAFLTLEMIPVSVHHCVSPLGASGVASRDGSGLFDREVRLGVEQDAAGLHAASAMIARALELAAIMKKGAG; from the coding sequence ATGGAAGTGCGCATTGTCGCCGTATCGGGGAGCCCCGTGAAAAAGGGGAACGTGAACGCGTACCTGGATCATCTCCGGGCCGAGGCTGAAAAAGCTGGTGCGCTGTTCGAGGCCGTGCGCCTGGCGGAGCTGGAAATCCGCGACTGCGTCCATTGCAATTTCTGCCTTCGCAAGCAGGCCCCGGGCCGATACTGCTCGATCAAGGATGACGCCCAGCCGGTTTTCGAAATGCTGGAGGCGGCGGACGTCATACTCCTCTCGAGCCCCGTCTACTTCATGCGCACGAGCGGCATGATGGCCTCGTTCATCGACCGCTTACGCGTGTTCGTGTTCGGAAACCTCGCGGGCGGCAAACTGAAAAATAAAGTGGGCCTGAGCGCGGCGGTCGCCTGGGCGCGGCACGGGGGGCTCGAGACCACGCACCTTTCGCACATCTACGCCTTCCTCACGCTCGAGATGATTCCCGTGAGCGTGCATCACTGCGTAAGCCCGCTGGGTGCGTCGGGCGTCGCGAGCAGGGACGGGTCGGGGCTCTTCGACCGGGAGGTCCGGCTGGGCGTGGAGCAGGACGCCGCGGGCCTGCACGCGGCGTCGGCCATGATCGCGCGGGCGCTGGAGCTTGCGGCGATCATGAAGAAGGGGGCGGGGTGA
- a CDS encoding pyridoxine 5'-phosphate synthase, protein MTRLSVNINKIATIRNARGGTVPDVVKAAVLCQGFGAQGITVHPRPDERHIRFQDVRDIRPVITTEFNMEGYPSRQFLDLVREVRPHQVTLVPDSPDVLTSNQGWNVTRHEKFLADIVAELRGYGIRTSLFVDADPDQIERAALTGTNRIELYTEPYAVQFPVDPYGAVAPFVRAAVKAAEAGLGLNAGHDLNLENLKFFKEHIPGLLEVSIGHALISDALYLGLEKTIRLYLEQIA, encoded by the coding sequence ATGACAAGATTAAGCGTAAACATAAACAAGATCGCCACCATCCGCAACGCCCGCGGCGGCACCGTGCCCGACGTCGTCAAGGCGGCCGTCCTTTGCCAGGGATTCGGAGCCCAGGGCATCACCGTGCATCCGCGCCCGGACGAACGGCATATCCGGTTCCAGGACGTCAGGGATATCCGGCCCGTCATCACGACCGAGTTTAATATGGAAGGATATCCCTCGCGGCAATTCCTCGACCTGGTGCGGGAGGTCAGGCCTCACCAGGTCACCCTGGTGCCCGATTCGCCCGACGTCCTGACATCAAACCAGGGATGGAACGTTACGCGGCACGAAAAATTCCTTGCCGACATCGTCGCCGAACTGCGGGGGTATGGGATAAGGACATCCCTCTTCGTCGACGCGGACCCGGACCAGATCGAGCGCGCCGCCCTTACCGGGACGAACCGTATCGAGCTGTACACCGAACCGTATGCCGTCCAATTTCCCGTCGATCCCTATGGGGCTGTCGCCCCCTTCGTCCGGGCGGCCGTGAAGGCGGCGGAAGCCGGGCTGGGACTGAACGCGGGACACGACCTGAACCTCGAAAATCTAAAATTTTTCAAAGAACATATTCCCGGCCTGCTTGAAGTCTCAATCGGTCACGCCCTGATTTCGGACGCGCTTTACCTTGGACTTGAAAAGACCATCCGGCTTTACCTGGAACAAATAGCCTGA
- a CDS encoding Ppx/GppA family phosphatase produces MHTPFRIAGIDIGSNAIRYVSAAFTSPVSYSVIESERYPVRLGHDVFLSGAMERTAMDRAVEVLQNAAGRIKRDGISHFRCVATSAVRDSRNGSSLVEEIKKKSGIEVTIISGSEEARLVHLAVRRRINLGEKQWLLVDIGGGSVEVSLCDSGGVLWSESHTMGTIRLLEELSLSSEEPGRFNRLLTEYVSTLRIPSAARHRKPSGLVATGGNIEELATLTGAATGEGGVRVIKAVSLRAAIKTLWGMSFRERVEKFKLRPDRADVILPAAVVYERIARMTGAKEILAPGVGVKEGILYDIADELMSGRGHRKHVEDAVLSAATNLGRRYLFDEAHGAHVQRLALSLFDQASALHGLGHGERRMLMAAALLHDVGSFISFKGHHKHSLYILSQSELPGFTDGEMLIVANIARYHRKSAPKERHELFMKLSLREREIVIKLAAILRIADALDREHNQHVREVVLGRQGPVVTVHYRGKGDFTLVNWALKKNLRVFEDAFRVTVALPPY; encoded by the coding sequence GTGCACACGCCCTTTAGAATCGCAGGCATCGACATCGGTTCGAATGCCATAAGGTACGTATCCGCCGCATTTACCTCTCCAGTATCCTACAGTGTCATCGAATCGGAACGCTACCCCGTGCGGCTGGGGCACGACGTTTTCCTGAGCGGCGCCATGGAAAGGACCGCGATGGACAGGGCCGTGGAGGTTCTGCAAAACGCCGCCGGGCGGATCAAGAGGGACGGGATAAGTCATTTCCGCTGTGTCGCAACGAGCGCCGTCAGGGATAGCAGGAACGGCAGCAGCCTGGTCGAGGAAATCAAGAAAAAATCCGGAATCGAAGTCACCATCATAAGCGGATCGGAAGAGGCGAGACTCGTGCACCTTGCGGTGCGACGCAGGATAAACCTGGGTGAGAAGCAGTGGCTGCTGGTCGATATCGGCGGCGGCAGTGTCGAGGTCTCCCTGTGCGATTCCGGGGGCGTACTCTGGAGCGAGTCCCACACCATGGGGACCATTCGGCTCCTGGAGGAGCTGTCCCTCTCCTCGGAAGAGCCGGGACGCTTCAATCGCCTCCTTACGGAATACGTATCGACGCTCAGGATACCCTCGGCCGCGCGGCACAGGAAACCCTCGGGACTCGTTGCCACGGGCGGCAACATCGAGGAGCTCGCCACGCTTACGGGGGCCGCGACGGGCGAGGGCGGTGTGCGCGTCATCAAGGCGGTATCCCTGCGTGCCGCGATCAAAACGCTCTGGGGGATGTCCTTCCGGGAACGGGTCGAGAAGTTCAAGCTCAGGCCGGACCGCGCCGATGTGATTTTACCCGCCGCCGTGGTGTACGAGCGCATCGCGCGCATGACCGGCGCGAAGGAGATCCTTGCGCCGGGCGTGGGGGTTAAGGAGGGCATTCTCTACGACATCGCCGACGAGCTCATGTCGGGCCGGGGTCACCGGAAACACGTCGAGGACGCGGTGTTGAGCGCCGCGACAAATCTGGGGAGGAGATACCTTTTCGACGAGGCTCACGGCGCGCACGTGCAGCGGCTTGCCCTCTCCCTGTTCGACCAGGCTTCCGCGCTTCACGGGCTGGGCCACGGCGAGAGGAGGATGCTCATGGCAGCGGCCCTTCTCCATGATGTAGGAAGCTTCATCAGCTTCAAGGGCCACCATAAGCATTCCCTCTATATTCTCTCCCAGTCCGAGCTTCCCGGCTTTACGGACGGTGAGATGCTGATCGTGGCCAATATCGCCCGCTATCACAGGAAATCCGCCCCGAAGGAGCGGCACGAGCTGTTCATGAAGCTTTCGTTGCGGGAGCGGGAAATCGTGATAAAGCTTGCGGCCATCCTGAGGATCGCCGACGCCCTTGACAGGGAGCACAACCAGCATGTCAGGGAAGTAGTGCTTGGACGGCAGGGTCCCGTCGTAACCGTCCACTACCGGGGGAAGGGGGACTTCACCCTCGTGAACTGGGCCTTGAAGAAAAATCTCCGCGTGTTCGAGGACGCGTTCCGCGTCACGGTCGCGCTTCCCCCGTACTGA